The segment TGCCTCGCCTCTCGGCCACTCCACCAGGAGTGAATACAGGGGTTCGGGAAGATCCCCCACATCGAGCGGACGACGAGATTCGAACTCGCGACCCTCACCTTGGCAAGGTGATGCTCTACCAACTGAGCCACGTCCGCTTGTCGTTTCCGTTTCGCTTGCGCGTCCCGGCGACGTGTTGAACTCTAGCGGATTCCTGGGCCAGCACAAAAACGCGTTTCCGCAGCGTGCTGACCTGCGCGCCGATCCGGGCGCCCGGCACGGCGTCCCGGAGGGTTCGCGCCACGTTCACTCGCCGTGTCCCCGAGGTCGCGGGGAGCCCCCGTGCACGCGCCCCCGGTGTCCCCCCTCCGGCGGACCTAGACTCGATGCGTGCACGACCTTGCTCCGCTGGCCCGCTTCGGCGGCCTCCTCGCGACCGACCTCCGGGACGTCACCCACGACCCCGAAGCCCTGGACTCCGCCGGCTTCTGGGCCGTCTGCGCGGACTTCGAGGGGCGTCTGACCTGCGCGCGCTTCGGCGACGTGCGGCCCGACCCCGTCCCCTCGCCCGTCCCCGGCGGCTGGCTCGGCCCCGCAGCCGGTGACTGGACGTCCTCCCTCGACCGCGCCGCGTACACCGCGGGTGTCCGGCGCGTGCGCGAGCACATCGCGCGCGGCGAGGTCTACCAGGCGAACCTCTGCCGGGTGCTGACCGCGCCGCTGCCGGACCCGGCCGCCGCCGACGTCGACGCCCTCACCGCGCTCCTCGCCCGAGGCAACCCCGCCCCGTACGCCGGAACGATCCGCCTGCCCGCGCACGGAGTGGAGATCGCCACCGCTTCCCCCGAGCTCTACCTCCGCAAGGAAGGGGCCCTGATCACCTCCGGCCCCATCAAGGGGACCGGTCGCACCGCCGCCGATCTCCTCCCCAAGGACCACGCGGAGAACGTGATGATCGTCGACCTGGTCCGCAACGACCTCGGACGCGTCAGCGAGACCGGCTCCGTCGCCGTCCCCGCCCTCTGCGCGCTGGAGGAGCACCCCGGCCTCGTCCACCTAGTCTCCACGGTCACCGGTCTGCTGCGCGAGGACGCCGGCTGGCCCGAGCTGCTCGACGCCACGTTCCCGCCCGGCTCCGTCACCGGAGCACCCAAGTCCAGCGCGCTGCGGATCATCGAGGCCCTGGAGACCGCCCCCCGCGGTCCGTACTGCGGAGGCATCGGCTGGGTGGACGCCGACGCGGACACCGCCGAGCTGGCCGTCGGCATACGGACCTTCTGGATCGACCGCCCTGAGAACGTGCTCCGCTTCGGCACCGGCGCCGGGATCACCTGGGGCTCCGACCCGGAGCGCGAGTGGCAGGAGACCGAGCTCAAGGCGGCCCGGCTGGTCGCGATAGCGTCGGGCGCCTACGAGTCAGGCGCCCTTGAGGCGAGTGGAAAGGCCATTTCTCGATGAAACTCTGGGTCAACGGCGGGCTGCACGACGCGGAGACCGCCCTGGTCTCCGTGCTGGACCACGGACTGACCGTCGGCGACGGCATCTTCGAGACGGTCAAGGTCGAGCGGGGAGAAACGTTTGCTCTCACCCTCCACCTGGAGCGCCTCACCCGTTCCGCCCGCGGTCTCGGCCTGCCCGACCCGGACCTCGACGAGGTCCGCCGCGCCTGCGCCGCCGTCATCGGAGCGAACCCGATGGAGCTCGGCCGGCTCCGCATCACGTACACCGGCGGCCTCTCCCCGCTCGGCTCGGAGCGCGGCGACGCGGGGACCAGCCTGGTCGTGGGTCTCGGGGAGACCGGCCGCCGGGCCGACTCCACCGCCGTGATCACCGTGCCCTGGACCCGCAACGAGCGCGGTGCCCTCACCGGACTCAAGACCACCTCGTACGCCGAGAACGTGGTCGCCCTCGCCCGGGCGCGCGAGCAGGGCGCCACCGAGGCGCTGTTCGCCAACACCGTCGGACAGCTCTGCGAGGGCACCGGCTCCAACGTCTTCGTCGTGGTCGACGGCCGGATCCTCACCCCGCCCGTCTCCTCCGGCTGCCTCGCCGGCATCACCCGCGCCCTCGCCGTCGAGTGGACCGGCGCGCGGGAGACCGACCTGCCGCTGGACGTCCTGGAGAGCGCCGAGGAGATCTTCCTGACCTCGACCCTCCGCGACGTCCAGGCCGTGCACCGCGTCGACGGGCGCGAGCTGTCGTCGGCGCCCGGCCCGGTCACCGCCAAGGCCATGCGGATCTTCGACGAGAACGCCGCACGGGACCGGGATCCGCGCCTCCCGTAAAACCTGATGACGGACGGCCCCCGGGTGGGTAGAACACCACTGATGACCACCACTCTGCGGCCGGCCGAGCCGCTTCAGCAGACGCCCGACGGCGGCCGTTCCCGCACCTACGACGTGTGCGTGAACAGCCGCCGGGTCGGTTCCGTCCACCTCTCCACCGACCCGGGCTTCGGCGCCGCCTCCGGTGCGATCGGCCGGCTCCGGGTCGACGCGCCGGACCGGGGACGGGGACGGGGCACGGTCGCCGCGCTCGCCTCCGAGGAGGTGCTGCGGGGCTGGGGCTGCGCCGAGGTGCAGATCTCGGTCCCCGCCGACGCCGAGGCGGCGCTGCGGATGGCCCGCTCGCTCGGCTACACCGAGCGCAGCAGGAACATGGTCAAGGAGCTGTCTGACGAGCCGCCGGTCCTGCCGGAGGGCGTCGAGGTCCGGCCGATGACCGAGACCGAGTACGTGGCGTGGGTGGCGCGGGCCAAGCAGGGCTTCGCGCAGAGCTGGATCGACCGCGGCGTCCCCGAGGAGCAGGCGCGCGCCAAGGCCGAGAGCAGCCACGCCAAGTACCTCCCCGAGGGCCTGGCCACCCCCGGCACGGCGATCCACGTGGTCGTCCGGGACGGACGGCCCGCCGGCTTCCTGTGGACCGGCCGGATCGAACTGGAACCGGGGCAGTGGGCCGCCTTCGTGTACGACATCGAGGTCGGCGAGGAGAACCGCGGGCGCGGCTACGGCCGGGCGCTCATGCTGCTCGCCGAGCGGG is part of the Streptomyces sp. NBC_00250 genome and harbors:
- a CDS encoding chorismate-binding protein; amino-acid sequence: MHDLAPLARFGGLLATDLRDVTHDPEALDSAGFWAVCADFEGRLTCARFGDVRPDPVPSPVPGGWLGPAAGDWTSSLDRAAYTAGVRRVREHIARGEVYQANLCRVLTAPLPDPAAADVDALTALLARGNPAPYAGTIRLPAHGVEIATASPELYLRKEGALITSGPIKGTGRTAADLLPKDHAENVMIVDLVRNDLGRVSETGSVAVPALCALEEHPGLVHLVSTVTGLLREDAGWPELLDATFPPGSVTGAPKSSALRIIEALETAPRGPYCGGIGWVDADADTAELAVGIRTFWIDRPENVLRFGTGAGITWGSDPEREWQETELKAARLVAIASGAYESGALEASGKAISR
- a CDS encoding aminotransferase class IV yields the protein MKLWVNGGLHDAETALVSVLDHGLTVGDGIFETVKVERGETFALTLHLERLTRSARGLGLPDPDLDEVRRACAAVIGANPMELGRLRITYTGGLSPLGSERGDAGTSLVVGLGETGRRADSTAVITVPWTRNERGALTGLKTTSYAENVVALARAREQGATEALFANTVGQLCEGTGSNVFVVVDGRILTPPVSSGCLAGITRALAVEWTGARETDLPLDVLESAEEIFLTSTLRDVQAVHRVDGRELSSAPGPVTAKAMRIFDENAARDRDPRLP
- a CDS encoding GNAT family N-acetyltransferase, producing the protein MTTTLRPAEPLQQTPDGGRSRTYDVCVNSRRVGSVHLSTDPGFGAASGAIGRLRVDAPDRGRGRGTVAALASEEVLRGWGCAEVQISVPADAEAALRMARSLGYTERSRNMVKELSDEPPVLPEGVEVRPMTETEYVAWVARAKQGFAQSWIDRGVPEEQARAKAESSHAKYLPEGLATPGTAIHVVVRDGRPAGFLWTGRIELEPGQWAAFVYDIEVGEENRGRGYGRALMLLAERVARETGETLLGLHVFAGNTPAIRLYESLGYRTTYVNSAKELR